A single window of Vibrio gazogenes DNA harbors:
- a CDS encoding sulfatase-like hydrolase/transferase, with translation MKIKNIAIGVSVAVASMAGMTSLAVASQHSAEKPNVIILFTDDMGWADIGLQGSKTPTPNLDKLAKTGQRWTNFYVSSPISSPSRGGLLTGRLGPKTGLYGTTAPGVFIEGDPDGFPKKEVTIADSLKTNGYDTVMYGKWHLGSNADSFPTRHGFDWWYGIPASNDRYSTITPNQLEMNALMKNDPKAAHAAWVKGMPAYILPKQEYWDVPLYMSYEAKDTINGKYIDYKVPGGMKQATFTKNITSRAKDYIAEHKQQKNPFFMFMSYPQTHTPLFGSPEFVGKGHNRYGDILLEIDWSVGQIMDQLEKQGIADNTIVMFTSDNGPWWMWNKWGLAGQKGNLRDAKGTQYEGGMRVPFIVNWKGHLKNEVVDGIGSTLDILPTIMSLTGTHHPVKDLDGFDISKTWLKGDKSARTTMPYYVLGQFTAFRMGDYKVVFGERKGRKGVVWLNEPTLYNLKEDPNETINLAQRSPKILAEVLSAAKIFKENMPKPKAPLFNPNS, from the coding sequence ATGAAGATAAAAAATATTGCAATTGGTGTCAGTGTTGCCGTCGCGAGTATGGCTGGGATGACTTCTTTGGCTGTGGCAAGTCAACATTCGGCAGAAAAACCCAACGTTATTATTTTATTTACTGACGATATGGGGTGGGCAGATATTGGCTTACAAGGTAGTAAAACACCAACCCCAAATTTAGATAAACTTGCCAAAACAGGTCAGCGCTGGACCAATTTTTATGTGAGTTCACCTATTTCTTCTCCCAGCCGTGGTGGTTTGTTAACTGGACGATTAGGGCCCAAAACAGGCCTGTATGGAACAACCGCGCCTGGTGTATTCATTGAAGGTGACCCGGATGGTTTCCCGAAAAAAGAAGTGACAATCGCAGACTCACTGAAGACCAATGGCTATGACACTGTGATGTACGGTAAATGGCATCTGGGTTCCAATGCCGATTCATTCCCGACTCGTCACGGATTCGATTGGTGGTATGGTATTCCTGCCAGTAATGACCGTTATTCAACGATCACACCAAATCAGTTAGAAATGAATGCGTTGATGAAAAATGATCCCAAAGCAGCACATGCTGCTTGGGTTAAGGGAATGCCTGCTTATATTCTGCCGAAGCAAGAATATTGGGATGTGCCCTTGTATATGTCTTATGAGGCCAAAGATACCATCAACGGTAAATACATTGATTATAAGGTTCCCGGTGGTATGAAACAGGCAACCTTTACCAAAAATATTACCAGTCGTGCCAAAGACTACATTGCCGAACATAAGCAGCAAAAAAATCCGTTTTTTATGTTCATGTCTTATCCCCAGACACATACACCATTGTTTGGTTCTCCTGAGTTTGTTGGGAAAGGTCATAACCGCTATGGTGACATCTTGCTGGAAATTGACTGGTCGGTCGGGCAAATTATGGATCAACTGGAAAAACAAGGGATTGCGGATAATACCATTGTGATGTTCACTTCAGATAACGGCCCTTGGTGGATGTGGAACAAATGGGGGCTGGCCGGTCAAAAAGGAAACTTGAGAGATGCGAAAGGTACCCAGTATGAAGGCGGAATGAGAGTGCCGTTTATCGTTAACTGGAAAGGTCATCTGAAAAATGAAGTCGTTGATGGCATCGGCAGTACGCTGGATATCCTGCCGACGATTATGTCTCTTACAGGCACCCATCATCCGGTCAAAGATCTCGATGGGTTTGATATCAGTAAAACATGGTTGAAAGGGGATAAGAGTGCCAGAACGACCATGCCTTATTATGTTCTGGGGCAGTTTACGGCATTTCGGATGGGAGACTATAAAGTTGTCTTCGGAGAGCGCAAAGGTAGAAAAGGGGTTGTGTGGCTGAATGAGCCGACATTGTACAATCTCAAAGAAGATCCGAATGAAACGATAAACCTTGCACAACGGTCACCGAAAATTCTGGCTGAGGTTTTGTCTGCGGCGAAGATATTTAAAGAGAATATGCCAAAACCTAAAGCACCATTATTTAATCCCAATAGTTAA
- a CDS encoding MurR/RpiR family transcriptional regulator produces the protein MPPSPLLLQLKNSRFSMTKAESLIVDKIIENPSYFVRASAREFSTSTGVSDASVIRFCQKYSALGYQEFKAQLHKELMISSQGEKRAISPDIYIEDDLESTVEKVESIINYSVRDTKALLVTESLQQAVDALEKANRLFFIGLGGSGLSAIEAGYKFNRIGFDANSFNEKHTMYYKIQYTKPDDFVVVISHSGESEDMIKAAQTAQQNGSTIVAITQNANSTIGKLSHIVLQNSSQGELYQGDSIGTRISQMYLLDILYTETLKHCFENVKSSKINIRSKIN, from the coding sequence ATGCCTCCTTCTCCTTTATTACTACAACTTAAAAATTCTCGCTTTTCGATGACAAAAGCAGAGTCTTTGATCGTTGATAAAATTATAGAAAATCCAAGCTATTTTGTTAGAGCATCAGCTCGTGAGTTTTCAACTTCTACGGGTGTGAGTGATGCTTCTGTCATCCGTTTTTGTCAGAAGTACAGTGCATTAGGCTATCAAGAATTCAAGGCGCAGTTACACAAAGAGCTGATGATTTCTTCTCAAGGTGAAAAACGGGCCATTTCTCCAGACATTTATATTGAAGATGATTTAGAAAGCACGGTCGAGAAAGTTGAATCCATCATTAACTATAGTGTTCGGGATACGAAGGCACTGCTCGTGACCGAGTCTTTGCAGCAAGCGGTAGACGCATTAGAAAAAGCCAATCGTCTGTTTTTTATTGGACTCGGTGGCTCAGGATTATCAGCGATTGAGGCAGGGTATAAGTTTAACCGGATTGGTTTTGATGCCAATAGCTTTAACGAAAAGCACACGATGTACTATAAAATTCAATATACTAAACCCGATGATTTTGTCGTGGTGATTTCTCACTCCGGAGAAAGCGAAGATATGATTAAAGCGGCCCAAACCGCTCAGCAGAATGGCTCAACCATTGTCGCGATCACGCAAAATGCGAACTCTACCATCGGTAAATTATCGCATATTGTGCTGCAAAATAGCTCACAAGGTGAACTTTACCAAGGGGATTCAATCGGCACACGGATTTCGCAAATGTATTTGTTAGATATCTTGTATACGGAAACACTGAAGCATTGTTTTGAAAATGTTAAGTCTTCTAAAATTAATATCAGGAGTAAGATTAATTAA
- a CDS encoding YidH family protein, with amino-acid sequence MSWKKNGVDPDYRFSLANERTYLAWIRTAIAILAGAIAIDQLSLDLATPGLRIALSVTLCGFSAVIAGWAYTRWAQNERAMRSQEPLNYPWIMKVVSLIFGLISLVLMLFIVAG; translated from the coding sequence ATGAGCTGGAAGAAAAATGGTGTCGATCCAGATTATCGTTTCTCATTAGCGAACGAACGCACTTACCTTGCTTGGATTCGTACGGCGATTGCGATTCTCGCAGGGGCCATCGCAATTGACCAACTGTCATTGGATTTAGCCACGCCGGGACTCAGAATCGCATTGTCTGTAACGCTATGTGGGTTTTCTGCGGTGATTGCCGGCTGGGCCTATACAAGATGGGCCCAGAATGAGCGAGCGATGCGCAGTCAAGAGCCACTGAATTATCCGTGGATAATGAAAGTCGTCAGTCTTATTTTTGGATTGATCTCACTCGTGCTGATGTTGTTCATCGTGGCTGGGTAG
- a CDS encoding M3 family metallopeptidase, whose translation MTPTETLNTLNHSYLAIHRKKEDLFWSTYMGTSDAHDQSAQAQTEWTHYLSNPQKIADIKQAITEAEKLIDPQERKSTLIGLQGWLATFQAHAIETPEGNQLKEKLINFEADLFEKKQQHVMTYHDEKGNKVEGSLPVLSSVIRTNDHEQVRQSAHQALMDLEQWLLHNGFLDLVKLRNQFARTLGFDSFFDYSVVKTEQMTSEQLFTILDDFEQRTRPSHHNSLDSLAKEKGEQALQAHNFPFSFAGDVMRQLDPYVPFSQSLRRWVESFGRLNIDYSGAELTLDLLDRKGKYQNGFCHGPIPSFVDQGNWIAAQVNFTSNAKPDQVGSGYDGINTLFHEGGHAAHFANVKMNAPCFSQEFAPTSMAYAETQSMFCDSLLTDADWLKQYAKNAAGEAVPDTIIKQMIDSRQPFKAYTERSILVVPYFERALYQLSDDELTPETVTKLARDMEQRILGLACSPRPLMAIPHLLSDESACSYQGYLLAHMAVYQTRAYFTRTLGYLTDNAEIGPLLAKHYWSQGNHLSHNQTIESLTGEGFNAKYIADACNLSAEDAWKIEQQKIANLSSRKRSDIAPLNARIKVVDGETVISDNLVSDEDLCRRFETYIAKEYGC comes from the coding sequence ATGACTCCGACCGAAACACTCAATACTTTAAACCACAGCTACCTCGCAATTCATCGCAAGAAAGAGGATCTGTTCTGGTCAACCTATATGGGGACCAGTGATGCCCATGACCAATCCGCCCAAGCACAAACCGAATGGACCCATTATCTCAGTAACCCACAGAAAATTGCTGATATAAAACAAGCGATTACTGAAGCGGAAAAGCTGATTGACCCGCAGGAACGAAAATCAACACTGATCGGATTGCAAGGCTGGCTGGCGACGTTTCAGGCGCACGCTATCGAAACGCCGGAAGGTAATCAACTGAAAGAAAAACTCATCAATTTTGAAGCAGACCTGTTTGAGAAAAAGCAGCAACATGTCATGACTTATCACGATGAAAAGGGCAATAAAGTTGAAGGATCATTGCCTGTACTCAGTTCCGTGATCCGCACGAATGATCATGAGCAAGTGCGTCAGTCTGCGCATCAGGCGTTAATGGATCTGGAACAGTGGCTACTACATAACGGATTTCTGGATCTGGTGAAACTGAGAAATCAATTTGCCCGCACTCTCGGCTTTGATTCTTTCTTTGATTACTCTGTGGTAAAAACTGAGCAGATGACTTCCGAGCAGTTGTTTACCATTCTGGATGATTTTGAACAGCGTACCCGCCCAAGCCACCACAACAGTCTGGATAGCCTTGCTAAAGAGAAAGGCGAACAGGCATTACAGGCTCATAATTTCCCATTTTCGTTTGCCGGAGATGTCATGCGGCAACTGGACCCTTATGTCCCCTTTTCTCAGTCACTCCGTCGTTGGGTGGAATCATTTGGTCGTTTGAATATTGACTATTCCGGTGCAGAGTTAACCCTTGATTTGCTCGATCGTAAAGGAAAATACCAGAATGGCTTCTGCCACGGTCCAATTCCATCCTTTGTCGATCAGGGGAACTGGATTGCGGCACAGGTGAATTTTACCAGTAACGCCAAACCGGATCAGGTCGGTAGCGGTTATGACGGTATCAATACCCTGTTCCACGAAGGAGGCCACGCCGCCCATTTTGCCAATGTAAAAATGAACGCGCCCTGCTTTTCTCAGGAATTTGCCCCAACCTCGATGGCTTATGCTGAAACTCAGTCGATGTTCTGTGACAGTTTGCTGACCGATGCAGACTGGTTAAAACAGTATGCGAAAAACGCTGCTGGCGAAGCAGTACCGGATACCATCATCAAACAGATGATTGATAGCCGTCAGCCTTTTAAAGCCTACACAGAACGAAGTATTCTGGTTGTACCATACTTTGAACGGGCACTGTATCAGTTAAGTGATGACGAACTGACGCCCGAAACCGTGACTAAACTGGCGCGTGATATGGAACAGCGCATTTTAGGATTGGCATGTAGTCCCAGACCGTTAATGGCAATCCCGCATCTTTTATCTGATGAGTCAGCATGTTCGTATCAGGGCTATTTGCTAGCACATATGGCGGTGTATCAGACCCGTGCATATTTTACCCGGACATTGGGTTATTTGACTGATAATGCGGAAATTGGTCCTTTACTTGCGAAACACTACTGGTCCCAAGGCAACCATCTTTCACATAATCAGACCATTGAGAGCCTGACTGGAGAAGGATTCAATGCCAAATATATCGCTGACGCATGTAACCTTTCAGCAGAAGACGCATGGAAAATAGAGCAACAGAAAATTGCCAACTTATCTTCCCGGAAGCGCTCTGACATCGCACCGCTCAATGCCAGAATAAAAGTCGTGGATGGTGAGACAGTAATCAGTGACAACTTAGTATCTGACGAAGACTTGTGTCGTCGCTTTGAAACTTATATTGCTAAGGAATACGGTTGTTAG
- a CDS encoding PTS transporter subunit EIIC yields MLPIAVLPAAGLLLGIGGVFSNPHTIEMYPMLDIQFLQSLFILMRSAGAVVFGNLSLLFCVGVAVGLAKSDKGTAGLAAVLAFLIMNVTINAMLTITGTLEASNLKEAGQAVVLGTQTLQTGVLGGILCGILVAVVHGKYYKAELHSLLAFFSGSRFVPIVASFASIFLGVFLYFFWPFFQQGISGLGSLVETTGYAGTFAFGAILKTLLPLGLHHIFYMPFWFTSVGGEAVVNGQLVQGTQNIFFAQLADPHTVKYFEGVSRFMSGRFADFMFGMPGAALAMYHCAKPENRKKVAGILLSAALTSFITGITEPLEFIFLFTAPILYVFHVIGVGLAFMLCHMLDITVGMTFSGGAIDFTLFGIMQGNDKTNYLLMFPVGAFMFTYYYLVFRTLITWKDLNTPGRRDDVEDDASEGSSVTGDEKLKGIIQAFGGKDNILDLDCCATRLRVNVKDASLVQDEKFKSYGALATVIQDNGIQVIFGPQVTVIKNQLDEYMIHSA; encoded by the coding sequence ATGCTTCCTATTGCAGTTCTGCCTGCTGCTGGTCTACTCCTCGGGATCGGTGGCGTATTTTCGAATCCACATACCATCGAAATGTATCCAATGTTGGATATTCAGTTTTTGCAGTCTCTGTTTATTCTGATGAGAAGTGCAGGAGCGGTTGTATTTGGCAACTTGTCGCTCTTGTTTTGTGTCGGTGTGGCTGTTGGTTTAGCAAAATCGGATAAAGGCACGGCAGGGCTGGCTGCTGTATTAGCATTTTTGATTATGAATGTGACAATCAATGCGATGCTAACTATTACCGGGACTTTAGAAGCTTCAAACTTAAAAGAAGCCGGTCAAGCGGTAGTGTTAGGAACTCAGACCTTACAAACCGGTGTTTTAGGTGGCATTTTATGCGGTATATTGGTTGCCGTTGTTCATGGGAAATACTACAAAGCCGAACTCCATTCTTTATTAGCATTTTTTAGTGGCTCACGTTTTGTTCCTATCGTCGCTTCATTCGCGTCTATTTTTCTCGGTGTGTTCTTATACTTCTTCTGGCCGTTTTTTCAGCAAGGTATTTCAGGTCTGGGAAGCTTAGTTGAAACGACGGGGTATGCAGGAACGTTTGCATTTGGTGCAATCCTGAAAACACTGCTTCCTTTAGGTCTTCACCATATTTTCTATATGCCGTTCTGGTTTACCAGTGTTGGTGGTGAAGCGGTCGTGAATGGTCAATTGGTGCAAGGCACACAGAACATCTTCTTTGCTCAGCTCGCAGACCCTCATACAGTGAAATATTTTGAAGGTGTTTCTCGGTTCATGTCAGGTCGCTTTGCTGACTTTATGTTTGGTATGCCAGGTGCAGCTTTGGCTATGTACCATTGTGCAAAACCGGAAAATCGTAAGAAAGTCGCTGGGATTTTATTGTCAGCTGCACTGACTTCTTTTATTACCGGTATCACTGAGCCACTGGAATTCATCTTCTTATTTACCGCCCCAATTCTATACGTGTTCCACGTTATCGGTGTCGGTTTAGCATTTATGCTTTGTCATATGCTTGATATCACCGTGGGGATGACATTCTCTGGTGGCGCAATTGACTTTACGCTGTTTGGTATTATGCAAGGCAATGATAAAACGAACTATTTACTGATGTTCCCTGTTGGTGCCTTCATGTTCACATATTATTATTTAGTCTTTAGAACATTGATTACTTGGAAAGATCTGAATACACCGGGACGCCGAGATGATGTAGAAGACGATGCCAGTGAAGGAAGTTCTGTGACGGGTGACGAGAAGCTAAAAGGCATCATTCAGGCATTCGGTGGCAAAGACAACATTCTGGATTTAGATTGCTGTGCGACACGACTCCGTGTCAATGTAAAAGACGCAAGCCTTGTACAGGATGAGAAATTTAAATCTTATGGCGCATTAGCGACCGTCATTCAAGATAATGGGATCCAGGTTATATTTGGACCTCAGGTAACCGTCATTAAAAATCAACTCGATGAATATATGATTCACAGCGCTTAG
- a CDS encoding methyl-accepting chemotaxis protein, translating to MNKYYRLALGFCTVSIVVALLFALENINLLILVVAVAGVFACLMKMERLAREKFNFYEQILDTIPNPLSVTDMDMKWTFVNRAATDPLGVKRENVLGMHCSNWGANICNTEDCGVACLRKGKQTTGFNQWGKDFRVDSFYISGLNGNKIGHVEYVQEISEKVALKAVYRDVDAISESLTLGAKNLNEASHALTVGSTQQAASVTQIGSSLNEILTQANDNAERASKASAVSSEAQRAATMASDEIRELEQAMQEINRSSGAISDIINVIDDIASQTNLLALNASIEAARAGEMGRGFAVVADEVRKLAERSSTAASESAQYIQISVGNIEKGNAISQKCVSALGEIVKHVATISDTIEEIDHASQSQATGLSQVNQGMSEIDEVVHSTAASAEETSISASELSDLSLKLQAQLEKMRKIDGLIDNTVHTGGNMIEVKNVS from the coding sequence ATGAACAAATACTACCGTCTGGCATTAGGTTTCTGCACCGTCTCTATAGTCGTTGCCTTGCTATTCGCGCTAGAAAACATAAACCTACTGATTTTGGTTGTCGCGGTAGCGGGGGTATTTGCCTGCCTGATGAAGATGGAACGTTTGGCAAGAGAGAAATTCAACTTTTATGAGCAGATCCTCGATACCATCCCAAATCCACTCTCTGTCACTGATATGGATATGAAGTGGACCTTTGTCAACCGCGCTGCTACCGATCCGCTGGGAGTCAAACGTGAGAACGTCCTTGGAATGCACTGTTCAAACTGGGGAGCAAACATCTGTAACACCGAAGACTGTGGGGTGGCCTGTTTAAGAAAAGGCAAACAGACCACTGGCTTTAACCAATGGGGAAAAGATTTTCGTGTCGACTCTTTTTACATCAGTGGATTAAATGGCAACAAGATAGGCCATGTTGAATATGTGCAGGAAATATCAGAAAAGGTTGCGCTAAAAGCCGTGTACAGAGATGTGGATGCCATTAGTGAAAGCCTGACATTAGGGGCAAAAAACCTGAATGAGGCCAGCCATGCACTGACCGTCGGGTCAACTCAGCAAGCGGCCTCTGTTACCCAAATCGGTAGCTCACTCAATGAGATTCTTACTCAGGCTAATGACAATGCTGAGCGTGCTTCAAAGGCCAGTGCTGTTTCGTCTGAGGCACAGCGAGCAGCGACCATGGCCTCCGATGAAATAAGAGAACTTGAGCAAGCGATGCAGGAAATTAATCGCTCAAGTGGCGCAATTAGTGACATTATTAATGTCATTGATGATATTGCATCTCAGACTAATCTGCTGGCACTGAATGCTTCCATTGAGGCTGCACGGGCCGGTGAAATGGGGCGTGGTTTTGCTGTGGTAGCCGATGAAGTCAGAAAGCTTGCTGAGCGCAGTTCAACCGCTGCGAGTGAGTCGGCGCAGTATATTCAGATATCAGTAGGAAATATCGAAAAGGGTAATGCAATATCACAAAAATGTGTGAGTGCATTGGGCGAGATTGTTAAGCATGTGGCAACGATCTCCGACACCATCGAAGAAATCGATCATGCATCGCAAAGTCAAGCGACCGGATTGAGTCAGGTCAATCAGGGGATGTCAGAAATTGATGAAGTGGTCCACTCGACGGCAGCATCTGCGGAAGAGACGTCCATCTCTGCCTCGGAACTGAGTGATTTATCTCTGAAACTTCAGGCTCAGCTCGAAAAAATGAGAAAAATTGACGGATTAATCGATAACACTGTCCACACAGGCGGCAACATGATTGAGGTTAAAAATGTGTCATAA
- a CDS encoding sulfatase — MKAVVLMFDTLTRHHLSTYGGDAITPNFERLAKKTVQFDKFFVGSMPCMPARRDMHTGRYNFLHRSWGPIEPFDFSMPEYLAKNKIHTHLVTDHKHYWRDGGATYHTRYTTFEFIRGQEGDAWKGHVEKPEVVYDAEGQEQQVVVERRKRRIAQDMINREYMKTELEHTLSRTIEEGLSFIRTNLDQDNWFLQLECFDPHEPFFVPEKYLQMYGCTQSDFNGWMYYNANTDSAEKQQLIQKFYKALLTMCDDYLGKVLDMFDDHQLWDDTMLMVCTDHGFLLGEHDWWGKNIMPLYEEVAHTPFFYWDPRLKLKDVKTDFLGQLIDIPATLLDFFGHDVPPHMHGRSFYSALRDNQPIRSHALYGYYGAHLNITDGQYVYMRSPKERHNSQYEYTLMPTAIDSRFTQAQLKGATLCDGFAFTNETPVLRIPTSVNYTNSYRFGDKLFDIDADPEQIHPLDNDELALSLLEKIKALLIENEAPDELYQRYALEDLTLQNIRQEKIQFEQYQLSAYQNYNLSHHCVAEGLEVLGHISDNPAQDKQNLLAHIDDNEQITPERVYELARILYQDELLKKAIYQLNLAMRYD; from the coding sequence ATGAAAGCAGTTGTATTAATGTTTGATACGTTAACGCGTCATCATCTATCAACATATGGTGGTGATGCCATTACACCGAACTTTGAACGTTTAGCCAAAAAAACCGTTCAGTTTGATAAGTTTTTCGTTGGCAGCATGCCATGTATGCCTGCGAGAAGGGACATGCACACTGGCAGGTACAATTTCCTTCATCGTAGCTGGGGGCCTATCGAACCTTTTGATTTTTCAATGCCTGAATATTTAGCTAAAAATAAAATTCATACGCATCTCGTTACTGATCATAAACATTATTGGCGTGATGGCGGGGCAACTTACCATACGCGTTATACGACTTTTGAATTCATTCGTGGTCAGGAAGGCGATGCTTGGAAAGGACACGTTGAGAAACCCGAAGTTGTCTATGATGCCGAAGGGCAAGAGCAGCAAGTTGTTGTGGAACGGCGCAAAAGACGCATTGCGCAAGATATGATCAATCGTGAGTACATGAAAACCGAGCTGGAGCATACGCTAAGCCGGACGATTGAAGAGGGATTGTCCTTCATCAGGACTAACTTGGATCAGGATAATTGGTTCTTACAACTCGAATGTTTCGATCCTCATGAACCCTTCTTTGTGCCGGAAAAATATCTACAGATGTATGGGTGTACCCAGTCTGACTTCAATGGTTGGATGTACTACAACGCCAATACGGATTCCGCAGAGAAACAGCAACTGATTCAAAAATTCTATAAAGCATTACTGACGATGTGTGATGACTATCTTGGTAAAGTCTTAGATATGTTTGACGACCATCAGCTTTGGGACGATACCATGTTGATGGTTTGTACTGATCATGGATTCTTGTTAGGAGAGCATGACTGGTGGGGCAAAAATATCATGCCTTTATATGAAGAAGTCGCACATACGCCATTTTTCTATTGGGATCCACGTTTGAAGTTAAAAGATGTGAAAACAGACTTCTTGGGGCAGTTGATTGATATACCTGCCACATTACTGGATTTCTTTGGTCATGACGTTCCCCCGCATATGCATGGCCGTTCTTTTTATTCTGCATTACGTGATAATCAGCCCATCCGTTCACATGCGTTATACGGTTATTATGGTGCTCACCTCAACATCACGGATGGTCAATACGTTTATATGCGTTCACCGAAAGAACGTCACAATTCTCAGTATGAGTACACCCTGATGCCAACGGCAATTGATAGTCGTTTTACTCAAGCGCAGTTAAAAGGAGCGACATTGTGTGACGGATTTGCGTTTACCAATGAGACGCCAGTGTTGAGAATTCCAACGTCGGTTAATTACACCAATTCATATCGATTTGGTGACAAGCTATTTGATATTGACGCGGATCCAGAGCAAATTCATCCGCTTGATAATGATGAGTTAGCGCTCTCTCTGCTGGAGAAAATTAAAGCCTTGTTGATTGAGAATGAAGCGCCTGATGAGCTATATCAACGCTACGCTCTGGAGGATCTAACACTTCAGAACATTCGCCAGGAAAAGATCCAATTTGAGCAGTATCAGCTTTCTGCTTATCAAAATTATAATCTAAGCCACCATTGTGTCGCCGAAGGGTTAGAAGTCCTTGGACATATTTCCGATAACCCAGCACAAGATAAGCAGAACTTATTAGCACACATTGATGACAACGAGCAAATTACGCCTGAACGTGTCTATGAGCTAGCCAGAATTTTGTATCAGGATGAGTTACTGAAAAAAGCCATTTATCAGCTCAATCTAGCCATGAGATATGACTAA
- a CDS encoding anaerobic sulfatase maturase produces MQTVNQCHVMSKPSSSKCNLDCSYCFYLEKEKLYPDQSQWQMTEETLELYVRQYIQAQSGADVQFVWQGGEPTLMGIDFFRKVIAFCDKYGEGKHITHAFQTNGVLLNDEWCEFFIKHDFLIGLSIDGPQHLHDKYRLNRAQRGSFDKVIAAVALLQKHRVDFTTLTVVSDANADYALDVYQFLKQIGSTYMQFIPLVEREIEEKTADGLSFVSPDVTEARVTSWSVTPLQYGQFLTSIFDEWVKKDVGKIFVQTFDNAISSWCGEPAGICIFAETCGHAFALESNGDLYNCDHFVYPEHKLGNIHDVSIFEMNNSEQAIEFGQSKKKSLTPDCQHCEFLFACNGGCPKHRFNVSPSGFPQHNYFCAGYKHYFRHIAETMGQIRGLIFNGQPVNDIMILKNIDFNQSHLPKSTKTVSRNSLCPCGSGKKYKKCCMNR; encoded by the coding sequence ATGCAAACCGTCAATCAATGTCATGTGATGAGTAAGCCGAGTAGCTCAAAATGTAATTTGGATTGTAGCTATTGTTTTTATCTGGAGAAGGAAAAGTTATATCCGGATCAGAGTCAATGGCAAATGACCGAGGAGACGCTCGAGCTTTATGTTCGTCAATATATTCAAGCGCAAAGCGGGGCTGACGTTCAGTTTGTCTGGCAAGGTGGTGAACCGACATTAATGGGGATCGACTTTTTCAGAAAGGTCATTGCGTTTTGTGATAAATATGGCGAGGGGAAACATATCACGCATGCTTTCCAAACCAATGGTGTCCTACTCAATGATGAATGGTGTGAATTCTTCATCAAACATGATTTTCTGATTGGTTTATCCATTGATGGTCCTCAACATCTGCACGATAAATATCGCCTGAATCGAGCGCAAAGAGGCAGTTTTGATAAGGTTATCGCAGCCGTTGCGTTATTACAGAAACATCGCGTGGATTTTACGACTTTAACGGTTGTGAGTGATGCAAATGCTGACTATGCGTTAGACGTGTATCAATTCTTGAAACAAATCGGTTCTACCTATATGCAGTTTATCCCGTTGGTAGAACGTGAAATTGAAGAGAAAACGGCAGACGGGCTCAGTTTCGTTTCTCCTGATGTCACAGAAGCACGCGTGACCTCTTGGTCGGTGACTCCCCTTCAATACGGTCAATTTTTGACGTCTATTTTTGATGAGTGGGTCAAGAAAGATGTCGGTAAGATCTTTGTGCAAACCTTTGATAACGCTATTTCATCCTGGTGTGGAGAACCTGCCGGAATTTGTATCTTTGCCGAAACCTGCGGTCATGCGTTTGCACTAGAGTCTAATGGTGACTTATATAATTGTGACCACTTTGTGTACCCGGAACATAAACTAGGCAACATTCATGATGTCTCTATTTTTGAAATGAATAATAGTGAACAGGCGATTGAGTTTGGTCAAAGTAAGAAAAAGTCACTCACCCCAGACTGTCAGCATTGTGAATTTCTGTTTGCTTGTAATGGGGGGTGTCCAAAACACCGGTTTAATGTCTCCCCATCCGGTTTTCCTCAGCATAATTACTTTTGTGCGGGGTACAAACATTACTTCCGTCATATTGCTGAAACGATGGGACAAATTCGAGGTTTGATTTTTAACGGTCAACCCGTCAATGACATTATGATATTGAAAAATATCGACTTTAATCAGAGTCACTTACCCAAAAGCACAAAGACAGTATCAAGAAATAGTTTATGTCCATGTGGCAGTGGCAAAAAATATAAGAAGTGCTGCATGAATCGGTAA
- a CDS encoding DUF202 domain-containing protein, with translation MEKPGLQYERTLLSWWRTLLSSIVIVAAICRIGLLSSNALLVVIAVFLLISTMLFSLFTSIELSRNIKGTSASSYGPFIIQKQGLSVVLVFAALFYALNICLRFIPS, from the coding sequence ATGGAAAAGCCCGGTCTTCAATATGAACGGACGTTATTGTCATGGTGGAGAACGCTGTTGTCGTCGATAGTGATCGTCGCGGCCATTTGTCGCATTGGTTTATTATCATCCAACGCTCTGCTTGTAGTCATTGCCGTTTTTCTACTGATCAGCACCATGCTATTCAGTTTATTCACATCCATTGAACTGAGCCGGAATATTAAAGGAACCTCTGCTTCCTCTTATGGGCCGTTCATCATTCAAAAACAGGGGCTTAGCGTGGTATTGGTCTTTGCGGCTTTATTCTATGCGCTAAACATTTGCTTACGTTTTATACCGTCATAA